The Xanthomonas indica genome has a segment encoding these proteins:
- a CDS encoding beta-ketoacyl-[acyl-carrier-protein] synthase family protein yields the protein MGASPHARRVVITGMGAVSALGLGAAALWSAMREGRSGIAALPSPDPLSTLKMRLAATLPGFAPDATQTGGIAPGQLDRMTQMALVAAREAIAQSGLAVDAALGTRCAVVVGTGVGAELSRDEQSRRLYRDQAERLHPLTIVRSMANAPASQISIAFGLRGPAFAVSSACASANHAFAQAVLMLRHGLADVAIAGGSEACLSLPLIRAWEAMRVVSDDTCRPFCAQRSGLVLGEGAGMFVLESAEHAAARGALPLAELAGFGMSSDAGDIVAPSIDGAATAMRLALQDAGLAPEQIDYINAHGTGTQANDRCETQALRQVFGAHAEALAVSSTKAVHGHALGAAGALELVAALGALREQEVPPTANFLDADPECDLDYVPNQARARHVQAVLSNSFAFGGLNAVIALRAAG from the coding sequence ATGGGCGCCTCTCCGCACGCGCGGCGCGTCGTCATCACCGGCATGGGCGCGGTCAGCGCGCTCGGCCTCGGCGCCGCGGCGCTGTGGAGCGCGATGCGCGAGGGCCGCAGCGGCATCGCCGCCCTGCCCTCGCCCGATCCGCTCAGCACCCTGAAGATGCGCCTGGCCGCGACCCTGCCCGGGTTCGCGCCCGACGCCACGCAGACCGGCGGCATCGCCCCGGGCCAGCTCGATCGCATGACCCAGATGGCGTTGGTCGCCGCCCGCGAGGCGATCGCCCAATCCGGCCTGGCCGTGGATGCCGCGCTCGGCACGCGCTGCGCGGTGGTGGTCGGCACCGGCGTCGGCGCCGAACTCAGCCGCGACGAGCAATCGCGCCGGCTGTACCGCGACCAGGCCGAACGCCTGCATCCGCTGACCATCGTGCGCAGCATGGCCAACGCCCCGGCCAGCCAGATCAGCATCGCCTTCGGCCTGCGCGGCCCGGCCTTCGCCGTGTCCAGCGCCTGCGCCTCGGCCAACCACGCGTTCGCCCAGGCCGTGCTGATGCTCCGTCACGGCCTGGCCGACGTGGCCATCGCCGGCGGCAGCGAAGCCTGCCTGAGCCTGCCGCTGATCCGCGCCTGGGAAGCGATGCGCGTGGTCAGCGACGACACCTGCCGGCCGTTCTGCGCGCAGCGCAGCGGCCTGGTGCTGGGTGAAGGCGCCGGGATGTTCGTGCTGGAAAGCGCCGAGCACGCCGCCGCCCGCGGCGCGTTGCCGCTGGCGGAACTGGCGGGATTCGGCATGAGCTCCGATGCCGGCGACATCGTCGCGCCCAGCATCGACGGCGCCGCCACGGCGATGCGCCTGGCCTTGCAGGACGCCGGCCTGGCCCCGGAGCAGATCGACTACATCAACGCCCACGGCACCGGCACGCAGGCCAACGACCGCTGCGAGACGCAAGCGCTGCGCCAGGTATTCGGCGCGCACGCGGAGGCGCTGGCGGTGAGTTCGACCAAGGCGGTGCACGGCCATGCGCTCGGTGCGGCCGGCGCGCTGGAACTGGTGGCGGCGCTCGGCGCGCTGCGCGAGCAGGAGGTCCCGCCCACGGCCAACTTCCTCGATGCCGATCCGGAATGCGATCTGGACTACGTGCCCAACCAGGCGCGCGCCCGACACGTGCAGGCGGTGCTGAGCAATTCCTTCGCCTTCGGCGGACTCAATGCGGTGATCGCGCTGCGCGCGGCGGGCTGA
- a CDS encoding acyl carrier protein — protein MTPSIESQIHSIVAKHGEIDPARLTPDAKLQDLGVDSLEAIEILFDIEEHFDITFPQRDPNLDDGSLGKLVQAVEDALAAKAASAAQPAH, from the coding sequence ATGACCCCGTCCATCGAGTCGCAAATCCACAGCATCGTCGCCAAGCATGGCGAGATCGACCCGGCACGCCTGACCCCCGATGCCAAGCTGCAGGACCTGGGCGTGGATTCGCTCGAGGCCATCGAAATCCTGTTCGACATCGAGGAACACTTCGACATCACCTTCCCGCAGCGCGACCCGAACCTGGACGACGGTTCGCTCGGCAAGCTGGTGCAGGCGGTCGAGGACGCGCTGGCAGCCAAGGCGGCCAGCGCGGCGCAACCGGCGCACTGA
- a CDS encoding GNAT family N-acetyltransferase, with protein sequence MPFVNQLEPQALQRQFLQHPPAGFLIQPLEHGVPAFEADFDLLTTAEPALRAKVARLPLQRLWQRLLRPRTSFVGSTVSEYAWLPRAADPAQLPRQWRAQLGRKRALLIVKDVPQRSPLLDAADNAWAQAFLDACERNGYVLLRGQALAWVPIDFASTDEYLARLSRGRRRNIRRKLRSRADLEIEVLPTGPAFADPALRAHCYALYQEVYAQSEIHFDLLTAPFFDALLTDAASGGQVFVYRHQGRIIGWNLCYVHEGRLLDKYIGLHYPDAREHNLYALSWIENLDYACRHGLTAYVAGWTDPEVKAQLGASFTYTWHAVYLRNPLLRAVLRRLRPLFESDDVGPAADAAEED encoded by the coding sequence ATGCCTTTCGTCAACCAACTCGAGCCGCAGGCCTTGCAGCGGCAGTTCCTGCAGCACCCGCCGGCCGGTTTCCTGATCCAGCCCCTGGAGCACGGGGTGCCGGCCTTCGAGGCCGATTTCGACCTGCTCACCACCGCCGAGCCGGCGCTGCGCGCGAAGGTGGCGCGGCTGCCGCTGCAGCGGCTGTGGCAGCGCCTGCTGCGGCCGCGCACCAGCTTCGTCGGCAGCACCGTCAGCGAATACGCCTGGCTGCCGCGCGCGGCCGACCCGGCGCAGTTGCCGCGGCAATGGCGCGCGCAACTGGGGCGGAAACGCGCGCTGCTGATCGTCAAGGACGTGCCGCAGCGCTCGCCGCTGCTGGACGCCGCCGACAACGCCTGGGCGCAGGCTTTCCTGGATGCCTGCGAGCGCAACGGCTACGTGCTGTTGCGCGGACAGGCGCTGGCCTGGGTGCCGATCGACTTCGCCTCCACCGACGAGTACCTGGCGCGACTTTCGCGCGGGCGCCGGCGCAACATCCGCCGCAAGCTGCGCTCGCGCGCCGACCTGGAGATCGAGGTGCTGCCGACCGGCCCGGCCTTCGCCGACCCGGCGCTGCGCGCGCACTGCTATGCGCTGTACCAGGAGGTGTATGCGCAGAGCGAGATCCATTTCGACCTGCTCACCGCGCCGTTCTTCGACGCGCTGCTGACTGACGCCGCGTCGGGCGGGCAGGTGTTCGTGTACCGGCACCAGGGCCGCATCATCGGCTGGAACCTGTGCTACGTGCACGAAGGCCGGCTGCTGGACAAGTACATCGGCCTGCATTACCCGGACGCGCGCGAGCACAACCTGTACGCGCTGAGCTGGATCGAGAACCTCGACTACGCCTGCCGCCACGGCCTGACCGCCTATGTCGCCGGCTGGACCGATCCGGAAGTGAAGGCCCAGCTCGGCGCCAGCTTCACCTACACCTGGCATGCGGTATACCTGCGCAATCCGCTGCTGCGCGCCGTGCTGCGCCGATTGCGGCCGCTGTTCGAATCCGACGACGTCGGGCCGGCGGCCGATGCCGCCGAGGAGGACTGA
- a CDS encoding DegT/DnrJ/EryC1/StrS family aminotransferase — translation MRIEVPPTAGLPLQWRDLWPGRPRTRLATALGLPQALLTCSGTAALIVALRTLTAASRRRQVLVSAYTCPLVALAVAHCGLQLVLCDLLPGSLELDPVQLAQRCGSDTLAIIATHLGGRLTDLAPLRRAAEGCGALLIEDAAQALGGVHPDGRPAGLGGDIGFCSLAAGKGLTLYEGGLLMSRHAPLQRSLADTAARLGQRDWRWELRRSLELLGYAALYRPQPLRWAYGAPVRRALRRGDRVGAAGDRFGTAIAQHAVGAWREGVGVRASARWPAFLAQIREQGRRRSARLASIPGLTVIADTPGAQGSWPILMVLLPDATARESVLAALWPRGLGVAVPFVHALPDYDYLDGIVERTPMPNASDFAARCLSISNSPWLDEARFETIVATLQAACAATVGPAPLHVDLVHAAAPSA, via the coding sequence ATGCGCATTGAGGTGCCACCGACCGCGGGCCTGCCGCTGCAGTGGCGGGACCTGTGGCCAGGCCGCCCGCGCACGCGGCTGGCCACTGCGCTCGGCCTGCCGCAGGCGCTGCTGACCTGCTCCGGCACCGCCGCGCTGATCGTGGCCCTGCGCACCCTGACCGCGGCCAGCCGGCGCCGACAGGTGCTGGTGTCGGCCTACACCTGCCCGCTGGTAGCGTTGGCGGTGGCGCACTGCGGCCTGCAGCTGGTGCTGTGCGATCTGCTGCCCGGCTCGCTGGAGCTGGACCCGGTGCAACTGGCACAACGCTGCGGCAGCGACACCCTGGCGATCATCGCCACCCACCTCGGCGGGCGCCTGACCGACCTGGCGCCGCTGCGCCGCGCCGCCGAAGGCTGCGGCGCGTTGCTGATCGAGGACGCGGCGCAGGCGCTGGGCGGCGTGCACCCCGACGGCCGCCCGGCCGGCCTGGGCGGCGACATCGGCTTCTGCAGCCTGGCCGCCGGCAAGGGCCTGACCCTCTACGAAGGCGGGTTGCTGATGTCGCGGCATGCGCCGCTGCAGCGCAGCCTGGCCGACACCGCCGCACGCCTGGGCCAGCGCGACTGGCGCTGGGAACTGCGCCGCAGCCTGGAACTGCTCGGCTACGCGGCGCTGTACCGGCCGCAGCCACTGCGCTGGGCGTACGGCGCACCGGTACGCCGCGCACTGCGTCGCGGCGACCGCGTGGGCGCGGCCGGCGACCGCTTCGGCACGGCCATCGCCCAACACGCGGTCGGCGCCTGGCGCGAAGGCGTCGGCGTGCGCGCCAGCGCGCGCTGGCCGGCATTCCTGGCGCAGATCCGCGAGCAGGGTCGGCGCCGCAGCGCCCGCCTGGCCAGCATCCCCGGCCTGACCGTGATCGCCGATACCCCCGGCGCCCAGGGCAGCTGGCCGATCCTGATGGTGCTGCTGCCCGATGCGACCGCGCGCGAATCGGTGCTGGCCGCGCTGTGGCCGCGCGGGCTCGGCGTGGCGGTGCCGTTCGTGCATGCCCTGCCCGACTACGACTACCTGGACGGCATCGTCGAGCGCACGCCGATGCCCAACGCCAGCGACTTCGCCGCACGCTGCCTGAGCATCAGCAACAGCCCCTGGCTGGACGAGGCGCGCTTCGAGACCATCGTGGCCACGCTGCAGGCGGCCTGCGCCGCCACAGTCGGACCGGCGCCGCTGCATGTCGATCTGGTGCATGCCGCTGCGCCGAGCGCTTGA
- a CDS encoding DMT family transporter, protein MSRPPLHRYAVGFALLLSFDTLAQIGFKLAGTHAFPPQAELAWVLRLLGSPWLYAALLGYVGAFFTWMKLLEHAPIGPAFAASHLEVVSVMLLSAWWFNEHIGLLQALGAALIVGGIVCLAIGERADPADAH, encoded by the coding sequence ATGAGCCGGCCGCCGCTGCATCGCTACGCGGTGGGCTTCGCCCTGCTGCTGAGCTTCGACACGCTGGCCCAGATCGGCTTCAAGCTGGCGGGCACCCACGCGTTTCCGCCACAGGCCGAACTGGCCTGGGTGCTGCGCCTGCTCGGCAGCCCGTGGCTGTACGCCGCGCTGCTGGGCTACGTCGGTGCGTTCTTCACCTGGATGAAGCTGCTCGAGCACGCACCGATCGGCCCGGCCTTCGCCGCCTCGCACCTGGAGGTGGTCAGCGTGATGCTGCTGTCGGCCTGGTGGTTCAACGAGCACATCGGCCTGTTGCAGGCGCTGGGCGCGGCGCTGATCGTCGGCGGCATCGTCTGCCTGGCGATCGGCGAACGCGCGGATCCCGCCGATGCGCATTGA
- a CDS encoding EamA family transporter, whose protein sequence is MAMTGSVVAIWLATVALDTAGQLAFKYVASHPQGTGMARWQRMARQPQLWFGVACYVFEFLAWTAFLSLVPLGRGVLLGSINIVAIMLAGRWLFGERLGRMQVAGICLVSAGVAVVGLGS, encoded by the coding sequence ATGGCGATGACCGGCTCGGTGGTGGCGATCTGGCTGGCGACGGTGGCGCTCGACACCGCCGGCCAGTTGGCCTTCAAGTACGTCGCCAGCCACCCGCAGGGTACCGGCATGGCGCGCTGGCAGCGCATGGCGCGGCAGCCGCAGCTGTGGTTCGGCGTGGCCTGCTACGTGTTCGAATTCCTTGCCTGGACCGCGTTCCTGTCGCTGGTGCCGCTGGGCCGCGGCGTGCTGCTGGGCTCGATCAACATCGTGGCGATCATGCTGGCCGGGCGCTGGCTGTTCGGCGAACGCCTCGGGCGCATGCAGGTGGCCGGCATCTGCCTGGTCAGCGCCGGCGTGGCCGTGGTGGGGCTGGGCTCATGA
- a CDS encoding alpha/beta fold hydrolase, with the protein MIESAEFHFEGGRNGVLLIHGLTGTPSEMRLLGKSLNREGFSVHGVQLAGHCGDEDDLLATSWRDWYASVEAAAARMRPQVDRLFVAGLSMGALLALRLAQERPQWVDGVGVLGATFRYDGWNIPKRARLAFLLPWFKRLGIGKRRMFLEEPPYGLRDERIRAQVSSAMLGGDSSAAGLPGNPWHALAEMYLLSRDVRRNLPKVVAPCLVAHAAEDDIADLRNARLVIANVSGPTELLLLHDSYHMITLDRERRVLGARLAQFFAALTTPQQAAA; encoded by the coding sequence ATGATCGAATCTGCCGAGTTCCACTTCGAAGGCGGCCGCAACGGCGTGCTGCTGATCCATGGCCTGACCGGCACGCCCAGCGAGATGCGCCTGCTCGGCAAGAGCCTGAACCGCGAAGGCTTCAGCGTCCACGGCGTGCAGCTGGCCGGCCACTGCGGCGACGAGGACGACCTGCTGGCCACCAGCTGGCGCGATTGGTACGCCAGCGTCGAGGCCGCCGCCGCGCGGATGCGTCCGCAGGTCGACCGGCTGTTCGTGGCCGGGCTGTCGATGGGCGCGCTGCTGGCGTTGCGCCTGGCCCAGGAGCGGCCGCAGTGGGTGGACGGCGTCGGCGTGCTCGGCGCCACCTTCCGCTACGACGGCTGGAACATCCCCAAGCGCGCGCGCCTGGCGTTCCTGCTGCCGTGGTTCAAGCGCCTGGGCATCGGCAAGCGCCGCATGTTCCTGGAAGAGCCGCCATACGGCCTGCGCGACGAGCGCATCCGCGCCCAGGTCAGCAGCGCCATGCTCGGCGGCGACAGCAGCGCCGCCGGCCTGCCCGGCAACCCCTGGCACGCCCTGGCCGAGATGTACCTGCTCTCGCGCGACGTGCGCCGCAACCTGCCCAAGGTCGTCGCGCCGTGCCTGGTCGCGCACGCGGCCGAGGACGACATCGCCGACCTGCGCAACGCGCGGCTGGTGATCGCCAACGTCTCCGGGCCGACCGAACTGCTGCTGCTGCACGACAGCTACCACATGATCACCCTGGACCGCGAACGGCGCGTGCTCGGCGCGCGCCTGGCGCAGTTCTTCGCGGCGCTCACCACCCCGCAGCAGGCCGCCGCCTGA
- a CDS encoding HlyD family efflux transporter periplasmic adaptor subunit, which yields MKAFAAAPLLSLLLAACAPSDRTPAPALAAAPAAYLAVARGRIDVEGGVLKLGLPVAATLREVPVHEGDAVQKGALLVAGDDRAAAVDLDIARTRAQAAATHLKQLQQRLQSAQQKQRRLAEAARLGASDGQSADDASDAVQSLVDALDTARSDAALADAQVRAAELQRAQYRLQAPAAGRVLQLSAAVGARSEANAPLLTLLPDAPRLVRAELNESYAGSVTPGMAAEVISDDGRQTVLGQAVVRWLAPAYGPTQLHDDATPAGNDRSVACVLAFTQPSTLRIGQRVLVRFRNPAAAKH from the coding sequence ATGAAAGCGTTCGCCGCCGCGCCCCTGCTGAGCCTGCTGCTGGCCGCATGCGCGCCATCGGACCGCACGCCGGCCCCGGCGCTGGCCGCCGCCCCCGCCGCCTATCTGGCAGTGGCGCGCGGCCGCATCGACGTGGAGGGCGGCGTGCTCAAGCTCGGCCTGCCGGTCGCCGCGACCCTGCGCGAGGTGCCGGTGCACGAGGGCGACGCGGTGCAGAAAGGGGCCTTGCTGGTCGCCGGCGACGACCGCGCCGCCGCGGTCGACCTGGACATCGCCCGCACCCGCGCGCAGGCCGCGGCCACCCACTTGAAACAGCTGCAGCAGCGCCTGCAAAGCGCCCAGCAGAAGCAGCGGCGGCTGGCCGAGGCCGCGCGCCTGGGCGCCAGCGACGGCCAGAGCGCCGACGACGCCAGCGACGCGGTGCAGAGCCTGGTCGACGCACTGGACACCGCACGCAGCGATGCGGCCCTGGCCGACGCGCAGGTGCGCGCGGCCGAGCTGCAGCGCGCGCAGTACCGGCTGCAGGCGCCGGCCGCCGGGCGCGTGCTGCAGCTGTCGGCCGCGGTCGGCGCACGCAGCGAGGCCAACGCGCCGCTGCTGACCCTGCTGCCGGACGCGCCGCGCCTGGTCCGCGCCGAATTGAACGAAAGCTATGCCGGCAGCGTCACTCCGGGCATGGCCGCCGAGGTCATCAGCGACGACGGCCGCCAGACCGTGCTCGGCCAGGCGGTGGTGCGCTGGCTGGCGCCGGCCTACGGCCCCACCCAGTTGCACGACGACGCCACGCCCGCCGGCAACGACCGCAGCGTGGCCTGCGTCCTGGCCTTCACCCAGCCCTCGACCCTGCGCATTGGCCAGCGCGTGCTGGTACGCTTCCGCAATCCGGCCGCGGCCAAGCACTGA
- a CDS encoding ABC transporter ATP-binding protein, whose protein sequence is MSRIVAPAALHPAAATLSGSGLCKSFVSGSVRTPVLRDVALQVWPGELTLISGPSGCGKSTLLSILSGLQRADAGQVLALGEELGTLGATALEQFRLRHTGFIFQGFNLFPALCALDQVRLPLQYMGLAPAEVRSRAEEALAEVGIAHRQHLRPAELSGGEKQRVAIARALAKHPALLFADEPTSALDAGNGQIVIDLLHRIARRHNTMVLCVSHDPRLIRHADRVLSMEDGRILDDRRVNAPPSPLPSRNPAP, encoded by the coding sequence ATGAGCCGCATCGTCGCCCCCGCCGCGCTGCACCCGGCCGCCGCCACGCTCAGCGGCAGCGGCCTGTGCAAGAGCTTCGTCTCCGGCAGCGTGCGCACGCCGGTACTGCGCGACGTGGCGCTGCAGGTGTGGCCGGGCGAGCTGACCCTGATCTCCGGCCCGTCCGGCTGCGGCAAGAGCACCCTGCTGTCGATCCTCAGCGGCCTGCAGCGCGCCGACGCCGGCCAGGTGCTGGCGCTGGGCGAGGAACTGGGCACGCTCGGCGCCACCGCGCTGGAGCAGTTCCGCCTGCGCCACACCGGCTTCATCTTCCAGGGCTTCAACCTGTTCCCGGCGCTGTGCGCGCTGGACCAGGTGCGGCTGCCGCTGCAGTACATGGGCCTGGCCCCGGCCGAGGTGCGCAGCCGCGCCGAAGAAGCGCTGGCCGAGGTCGGCATCGCCCACCGCCAGCACCTGCGTCCGGCCGAGCTGTCCGGCGGCGAGAAGCAGCGCGTGGCGATCGCCCGCGCGCTAGCCAAGCATCCGGCGCTGCTGTTCGCCGACGAACCGACCAGCGCGCTGGATGCCGGCAACGGCCAGATCGTGATCGACCTGCTGCACCGCATCGCGCGCCGCCACAACACCATGGTGCTGTGCGTGAGCCACGACCCGCGCCTGATCCGCCACGCCGACCGCGTGCTGTCGATGGAAGACGGCCGCATCCTCGACGACCGCCGCGTGAACGCACCGCCCTCGCCCCTGCCCTCACGGAATCCCGCACCATGA
- a CDS encoding ABC transporter permease, protein MVALARQTLRYEWRRFLPVVVSVGFASLLLLLQTALVLGIFGSASVYVSGSDADLWLGYPGTQSVDQGRAIDPDAAAPLYLDPRVAQIEPFIWFDGDWRGPGDTGAVSVYISGIDTRDGGLMFSRLLSPALRAALREPDTVVVDRAELDKLGVGVGSSARINGHRVRVIGVGRGLRALGGVNVLASLDTARALNSDTAHPDWPTYMVARLRPGADPQAVAQAIDNAVTRPRVEAWSADDFARRSILFWMFDTGAGSGVLFLGGIVLLVGVAITSQTLLGTVLGAAREYATLNALGVSMRNLRWVVLEQAAWVGALGLIGASALGAALVALARAHDVPVAFNASGWGLCVCAVMLLTVVSALAALRGLRRADPALLLR, encoded by the coding sequence ATGGTCGCGCTGGCCCGCCAGACCCTGCGCTACGAGTGGCGCCGTTTCCTGCCGGTGGTGGTATCGGTGGGCTTCGCCAGCCTGTTGCTGCTGCTGCAGACCGCGCTGGTGCTGGGCATCTTCGGCAGCGCCAGCGTCTATGTCTCCGGCTCCGACGCCGACCTGTGGCTGGGCTATCCCGGCACGCAGAGCGTGGACCAGGGCCGCGCCATCGATCCGGACGCGGCCGCGCCGCTGTACCTGGACCCGCGGGTGGCGCAGATCGAGCCGTTCATCTGGTTCGACGGCGACTGGCGCGGCCCCGGCGACACCGGCGCGGTGTCGGTCTACATCTCCGGCATCGACACCCGCGATGGTGGCCTGATGTTCTCCCGCCTGCTCAGCCCGGCGCTGCGCGCGGCGCTGCGCGAGCCGGACACCGTGGTGGTGGACCGCGCGGAACTGGACAAGCTCGGCGTCGGCGTCGGCAGCAGCGCGCGCATCAACGGCCACCGCGTGCGGGTGATCGGGGTGGGCCGCGGCCTGCGCGCGCTGGGCGGGGTCAACGTACTGGCCTCGCTGGACACCGCGCGCGCGCTCAACAGCGACACCGCGCACCCGGACTGGCCGACCTACATGGTGGCCAGGCTGCGCCCCGGCGCCGACCCGCAGGCGGTGGCGCAGGCGATCGACAACGCTGTCACGCGGCCGCGCGTGGAAGCCTGGAGCGCCGACGATTTCGCCCGGCGCAGCATCCTGTTCTGGATGTTCGACACCGGCGCCGGCTCCGGCGTGCTGTTCCTCGGCGGCATCGTGCTGCTGGTCGGCGTGGCCATCACCAGCCAGACCCTGCTCGGCACCGTGCTCGGCGCCGCGCGCGAATACGCCACGCTCAACGCGCTGGGCGTGAGCATGCGCAACCTGCGCTGGGTGGTGCTGGAACAGGCCGCCTGGGTCGGCGCGCTGGGCCTGATCGGCGCCAGCGCGCTGGGCGCGGCGCTGGTCGCGCTGGCCCGTGCGCACGACGTGCCGGTGGCGTTCAACGCCAGCGGCTGGGGCCTGTGCGTGTGCGCGGTGATGCTGCTGACCGTGGTCTCGGCCCTGGCCGCGCTGCGCGGGCTGCGCCGCGCCGATCCGGCGTTGCTGCTGCGATGA
- a CDS encoding efflux transporter outer membrane subunit, which produces MSRIRVCPAGVLALAAALALAGCASQPIPDLRQPSLPAQWSSATPQAAAPRPQGSAWWQDFHDPQLDALVAQALRDDLEVGQALARLRAARRLDAVADATLRPQLRARTEDPIDPDASASFLVVGVDSEWELPLFGRGEATNRVARGDLQSAQANLAQVRAATISDVAHNWIDLRHAQQAERLLQDIASARQRQAGLQQTLVDLHLAAPATAAQAQAAALQAQSAVNEPRDAAAAAARRLAVLLGRDTPDPAWSAAAATTAPGQLQIAAVDSVPADLLRRRPDIAAHEAEVISAAGALGIARADRYGSIGLGGAIRWSTSLLSHRRTATHGIASFGPVIDIPLFDWGIRQARAKARGDLLEAATLAYRQTVLDAVNEVETALTTLEQQRRNTETQQQVLQAQQQVAEVAQQRRRLGLGSDLDVATQQAARDQAALELLEAQRQRDLAYVALHTALGSATAPIPGAGDGSDRRGAQP; this is translated from the coding sequence ATGAGCCGGATCCGCGTTTGTCCGGCCGGCGTGCTGGCGCTGGCCGCCGCGCTCGCGCTCGCTGGCTGCGCCAGCCAGCCCATCCCCGACCTGCGCCAGCCGTCGCTGCCCGCACAGTGGAGCAGCGCGACGCCGCAGGCGGCCGCGCCGCGTCCGCAGGGCAGCGCCTGGTGGCAGGATTTCCACGATCCGCAACTCGACGCGCTGGTCGCGCAGGCGCTGCGGGACGATCTCGAGGTCGGCCAGGCGCTGGCACGGCTGCGCGCGGCGCGGCGGCTGGACGCGGTCGCCGACGCCACCTTGCGGCCGCAGCTGCGCGCGCGCACCGAGGACCCGATCGACCCGGACGCCAGCGCCTCGTTCCTGGTCGTGGGTGTCGATTCGGAGTGGGAGCTGCCGCTGTTCGGCCGCGGCGAAGCCACCAACCGCGTCGCCCGCGGCGACCTGCAGAGCGCCCAGGCCAACCTTGCGCAGGTGCGCGCGGCGACGATCTCCGACGTGGCACACAACTGGATCGACCTGCGCCACGCGCAGCAGGCCGAACGCCTGCTGCAGGACATCGCCAGCGCACGCCAGCGCCAGGCTGGCCTGCAACAGACCCTGGTCGACCTGCATCTGGCCGCGCCGGCCACCGCCGCGCAGGCGCAGGCCGCGGCGCTGCAGGCGCAGAGCGCGGTGAACGAGCCGCGCGATGCCGCCGCCGCCGCGGCGCGGCGCCTGGCGGTGCTGCTGGGCCGCGATACGCCCGACCCGGCATGGAGCGCGGCCGCGGCCACCACCGCGCCGGGACAACTGCAGATTGCGGCGGTCGACAGCGTGCCGGCCGACCTGCTGCGGCGACGCCCGGACATCGCGGCGCACGAGGCCGAGGTGATCAGCGCCGCCGGCGCGCTGGGCATCGCCCGCGCCGACCGCTACGGCAGCATCGGCCTGGGCGGCGCGATCCGCTGGTCGACCAGCCTGCTGAGCCACCGCCGCACCGCCACCCACGGCATCGCCTCGTTCGGCCCGGTGATCGACATCCCGCTGTTCGACTGGGGCATCCGCCAGGCCAGGGCCAAGGCGCGCGGCGACCTGCTGGAAGCGGCCACCCTGGCCTACCGGCAGACCGTGCTGGACGCGGTCAACGAGGTCGAGACTGCGCTGACCACGCTGGAGCAGCAGCGGCGCAACACCGAGACCCAGCAGCAGGTGCTGCAGGCGCAGCAGCAGGTCGCCGAGGTGGCGCAACAGCGCCGGCGGCTGGGCCTGGGCAGCGACCTGGACGTGGCCACGCAGCAGGCCGCACGCGACCAGGCGGCACTGGAACTGCTGGAAGCGCAGCGCCAGCGCGATCTGGCCTACGTCGCCCTGCACACGGCGCTGGGCAGCGCCACCGCGCCGATCCCCGGCGCCGGCGACGGCAGCGACCGCAGAGGCGCGCAGCCCTGA